The sequence TACTTGCAGATGTAGGACATGGTAATGTCTTCCTAGTGCAGGCTCAGGGTGGTACTAGTCTGTCCATGCAGACTAACTGATGTTCAATTCCAAGTCTATTTCtattaaacaaattaataaactccaggaaaaaaaaaaagaaaagctagttaattgttttttcctctcaaatggCTAGTCTGGTGCTGTTAGTATAGCTAGTGCGGTGGAGCTGATAGCCTAAATTCTtatttgaattttccttttttatgggAAAGTGGGAAGAACCAGGGACAAAGGAGGGAAAATGCTGTGCTCAGTTAAAGTATCCCAGAAGCTTGTGCTCAATGGATATTCTGTTTTACCAGTGAGGGCTGCGCATGTGGCAGATGTTTTCCAATGTAACAATACAACTTaagttgtgtgttttgtttgtttacttttttaatgaaagccagGTTTCACATTTTCAGGGATATCTGAAATGCCTAAATGCAGGCATGAATTTCACCAACTCAATAACTGAGGCAAAAGGGAAATAAGGTTATGTTTCACCTTACTATCTGCCTTGAGCTTTGCAATTTGCAAGCAGCATATCTGGCTCCATCTGCCTGCTAGACTTTATTATTTCTAGTATTTGATTCTTTTCTCAGTCTGATTGTGTGAGCAGTAGCAGTGAAAATGGAGGAACATATGCATTTGGGAACAAAAAGCAACTGATACCCGATATCATGGGGCTGCCAGGATACTGCTGTCCTGTAAAATATGTGTTAGAATCGGTAAGCATGACTAATGCATATGCACTTGAACATCTCCCAAAGAGCTGTTTTTCACTAGGAGTGGGAGGATTTTCGTCTTTCACACTTGTTATGTATAAACTCGCCTCTGCAGTGAATGTATCAGGAATGCATTCACAACTGAAATAGCTTCCATGTACTTGCTGTGATAAACAATGCCCGTGACACTCCTCTGGTGTATAGTCAATCGGACGATGCCTGCTTGCAGTGGAAGTGATTTCACACGTCTCTCAGCTTCCTTAGAGCTCCAAATGGAAAAAGCTGGTGCTCAGGGACCTAATGTGATTCTTGGATGCTCTCTAGGGAGGGCTGAAAATGAGCAGTTGGATTGCATATACTTCTGCGCtctttttcctttaccttttataACATCAACAATAACTTAACAAGCAATCAGATACACTGTCATAAAAGTGTTCCTAGTAATTAAAAATGTTACCATTAAACTTAGAAGAACAATAAATGCTTATGGACCAGTTTTTCTGAGTCCTTTTTATCTTGTCACCGCAGCATAAAATGGAGGTAGCCTGCACTGTTATAGATGGAATTACAACACTGTAAAGCAGTGGTTAAATTAGTAGATTTTCAGGCCTCTGGTTTTCAGAAGTGGGGAATCTGGCACGTCTCCATTTTAATAGTCTCTGCCTATGGCCTTTAGCTACAGCTGTGAGATCGTgtagtattttgttttgtatgcGAGGAGCAGCAAGTTCAAACCCTATTTGACCCACTTCACGAGAGATTAGTGCTTAAGTAGTAAGGCAGCGTAAAAACTTTTTACAAAATTATGGGGAATAAGTGAACACAGAAGTAGGAGATCAGTACAGCAAAGGCAAAAGCAGCTACATCTTTATTATTGTTCAGCTTTGcttttctaagagaaaaaaacactggaaaaaacaatTTTGCGTTATGGGCTGGCTTATGTGGAAAGAGTTTGATTCTACATTCCCTTAAGTTTTCATTAGCCATtgaattttgtatatatttttaatcctttatgGAACAGCAACTTTTTTGtgataaaaagtttttttctatgGGAGAATACCACTTTGTAAAAGTGGGGACCTCCTGTAAAACTGtgtatttcagtgaaatgtgGTTTTAAAGGGataaaaaagcatttctgtgaGGTCAAAATGGtttactttgctttttgttttgttttgaaatttatcAAATGTATTCCTGTGTACTTGCTCAGTATTAACAAAGATGCAAGGTAAAATTGAGTCTGGCTCAAGGTCACTAGACTTATAACCGTTCTCTTGAGAATCAAAGTAATGAATTGAAGAGATAAGTAAATGTTTGCATCCAAAATATATGATATTTAGCTATAGAGAGGTGTAGGTAAACAGAAGTTAAACTCTGTTACCCTGTGCTTAGCTATTTCTTCTTATATTTCACCTGATCTAGAAGaagatgaaatacaaaaaaatgtttGGATTAGTGCAAACCAGGTCTGGTAAGTGATACCTTGCAGAGTATTCCTGTGCTGTTGTGATGAACTGAtttgctgccttgtctttcaaATTCTGATGCTCACTTCCTCTGACATTTCTCAAACTAGTTCACAGTAACCTCAGTAGTCTTTTTCTTACCTACTCGACAAAAGCCAAAATCCTTTCATCTCTTCATTTAATGATTAAGATCTGGAGATACATGTTAATCAGAAaagctcattctttttttcttcctgattctattaaaaaacaactttccttccAGCCAGCTGATCACACTAATTTTAACTGCCTTCACTAGCAGCTCATCAAGACAGGCAGGACAGGTCACATCTGCATTAAGCCAGACTTTGTATGAGCTCTGTAAATGGAAGTGTGCAAATTTGCACTCAGCTATCTGAAAGTTTTATACCTATTAAACAAGTGATCATCTTTCCTAGGAGCATGTTGTTGTCACTTGAAGATGCAGAGTTACATAACAAAGTCCTGCAGCATCAGAGCAACCATATATCATGCAGAATTAAAGGTGCTTGCTTCTCATTCGTCGTTCAGCAGGTTTTAGGAGATTATGTGCTGTGGCTATTCTTGCACTGAAATTCAGCAGAACTTTATTGGTATCTCTTGCAGCTGGTCTGGGAAAGGGTCTGATTCTGACCTCTTGCTTGTGCATCAGTGAAACTGCTGGTTCACAGGTGTAGGCAGAAGGTCAGGGTCAGGCCCaatgctttctctgtttttcctgtaTCTTTAAGCAACAGTTTTATCTGTTGAGGGAAGAGCCTCGATAGATAGCAGTGTCATCTGTTCCTTCTGCCTTTTCATGTGTGCCTGGACCTGTTTTGCTCGTCTTTCCAGCCTCTGAGTCCACTCATGGCGAAGTCTGCAAAGAGAGAACAAGCACTTAGTGAGCATAGAGCCAAATCCTTCAAATATATCTAGGGCTTTTCAAACGGTATTGAAGCTTTCCTCTCTTTCATCACCGTAGCACTTGCCCCGTATTTATTTACCATCTCCACATTTCTCTAGCTTACTAGTTTGGGAATGCAGGGGAGAAAGGGATAGCACTGATGGTATCAGTGGGtgacattgctggattcctaatGAGTCAAACAACTGCTGAAATACTGTCATTAGTGTGAAGTGCTCTTTTTTCCCTCTAGGGTATTCtcaaagccagacagaaggaCTGCCTTCCTGGTAAGGTCATGCaatgtttaaattaaaagttaCAGTTAAAACTCCCCAAACTTTACTGTAAGGTGctctagagaagagaaagcaggattTTAATTATATCTGCTTGGTTTTATTTcgaagcaagaaacaaaaaaagaaagcgtAAGCATTTAGGACCCAAAATCTCTGCAGACCTTATGTGTGTTTAATGAAAGGAATTGATGCCACATGCAAGAGGATCCACATAGCTTTAAGATATAAGTATAgtacagacagaagagaaaatcaCTAGGGACCACGATAAGATATTTGTTGGCAGggtcattttccaaagaaaatcatGTTATGAAACATCTGACCTGGCAATACTATAGGATTAGATGTCACATGTTAATGCCAAATGCATCATGGaatgcatgcttttttttatACATTACATTTGATGTACTAATAAGAACAGCAGCTAAAAATTTGATCTGAGGCTAACTTAGCTGTAGCTGTTTTACACAGACACTGCTGTGTTACTTCTGAGTTTGTTTGCAAATTGTATATTAAACTTTTCCCATTTGGAAGGCCCTGCCTTAACTTCACTATTCTTTTGTGAGCAGAGTTAAGCCCCCAAAAATCAGTGCAATTAGTTAGGAAATATTTGCCATTCAAAGCACtgctttttccctcctgttcctTGTTAGCTAGCATCTTAGGGTCAGAGGGAGCACTTGCTTATACTTAGAGCCATCTAATTCTTCCAAGTGCCAGTTATATGAGATAGTGACCTTGTAGATTTTGTAATGACAATGTCAGTAACCTTCCAAAAGTACTTCTTTTCAAATTATAGAACACTTTGTGAACAACCTGGGCTTTGGTCAAGTGGCCTTGAGGGAACTTGCTTGGGTCTCTTTCAGTAGAGACCTGAACTAATTATGACATATTCAAAGTTCTTTTGGTGCATTTTTTCTATTCAGAAAAGACCATATACAAACATATTTGTGAagttaaaaatactgttaataTACCTCCAATGGCAATTGCTTTGGGATGTCTTTTTAGGGCAGCTTACTGTAGAACTACAGTGACAAAGATTTTCTGTGCAACTGAACACTTTCTGAAAACTTGCTGAATACTGTGTCTTCTTTCCAGCAACTTGGTGATTTGGAGTTGGGAATGTCATTGACCAGCTGGAGTAGGATCCTGAGAACAGGGCTCTCTATACCTGGTTCCGCTGGGACATGAGGCCTGCAGAGATCTTAGTTTCTACTTCTTTAAAATGACTATCCTAGCTTTCTCCTCGGGCACCAGAAACAGAGTTTCTGGAATTTTTGCTTAAAGAAACAGTCCTATGCCAGCACATTCCAGTTTGTTGAAATCAATTTAATTCATATGAATGTTCCAGTTTTGAGAAAACTTTAAGCAGGAAAACACCTTGGTCAACTTTAGAAGGAAATCCCatcatcaaaaacaaaaacacacaccttTTCCATTCTCTTGCCCCCTCAGCTGTTGATCAGGGGACTCATTTGGTGTGTATGGGGTCCTGATTCAAACTTCTGGGGTACAGCAAGTGGAGCAAGTATTTGAAGCAGTATCCCACATTGCAGTGGACTATCTGTACCAAGACTAGAGCTCTTTTTAGGTGGTGCCtgtttttctactcttttttggcaaaaaaattcaaatagcCTTGTTTTTAATCtattataaaacagaaatgtttttgaaatgtgtTCCATGGAATAGGAAAACCATGTTGTATCATATCTAGCTCTGGGCTTAAGTGCTGTTAAATGTGATAACGGTGCTATGGATTTCCTTATGCTCCACATTAAATAAGTGGTTTTCGTGTCCCcttaatataatatatttttatttatttgctgtacTGGTTCCAGGTAAAAATCCTGATACTTTCTGGCTGTCACAAGCCACAGTGCCAAGGTGCTTTATTTTAATGTGGCTGTACTCCAAGGCCTTTGAAGAATGCTCATGAGGTTCAGGGGTGAGGGGTGTCTGAGTTTCCATAAAGAACAGCCATGGAAACATGAGACAAACAGCTGCGAGAGGAAAAGTGCCAAGGATCCAGAACGCAATCTGTACTATGAATAAAGCAGTACAATAATGGTTACCTTATTTTAAAGTATGTGATAACATGCCTGCTGTCTTGTGTAAAAGGAAAAATGGCACTTACTTGTTCAGGGCGCTTTTGCTTAATCTAGATTCTTCACCTTCTCGTTGCTTAGTTTGTTCTTGAATGATTTTTTCCCAGAagctcttcagctcttctgcatcGTAGCTAGCTGTCTTGTGGTGTTTGAAGCTGGTCTGCTTGCTCATTGTCTGAAAAACGATTTGGAGGTCAGAGCAGTCAGGAGCCTAACTTGAGGCAGACACTATGTTGCTGAGCCCTTTGCAATTTCTTTCTCTTGGAGTGCTATTAAAATAAAGTGTGCCATCTGAGAAGAATAGGTAACTGATGCTTACTCGGCCTGGCAGCAAATATCAGGCATTGAAACAGGCCTGGGATGATAGTTATATAATAGCATACCTGTATTTGTGGTACAGAGTTATCACTAGGAAGGGCATAGTTCTCTGAAATATTGTGGAGGCCTCAGTATGAGAAAGATTTTAAATGGATTACAAGAACTTGGGAAAAATACTTTCATATATTGTGCCATCCTCGCTGGAGTTTAGATGAGATGTTCAGAAgagttttccctttttctacctCCTGTAGTTTTAAAGGAGATCATAGATAGTTGTTATCCAAAGGAAATATGTTGCTCTTAAATGATTCCTGTTACTACTCCAAATGATATCAAGCACAAACTGTGCAGGAGAATTATGACTCTAACATTGAAGCACACAGAGTGCAAAGCACTGGGGAGCTTGTTATGGCCTTATTCTTTCATTTATCAAAAATTCTGGCTTAAATCCTGTTAAAAGTAGAGCTTGTTAAAACATAGAGATGAGATCCAAtagaggaggaaaaggacagaaatgaGGGGAATTTCTCCTTGCTAAATGCGTAATATTCAAACGTGGAGGGCATTGAAATTCCCAGCATGTCTAAGGTGATTGCTGATACCACCAAATGTGCATCAGCTATCAGACCTTAATGGTACCTTGAAAAGTTAGGATCTGTTGTTTATTCCCAGaggaaattaacagaaaaattgcATCGTATGCTATATTTGTTGCTGGCCAAACATTGCTTTGATGCGAAATTAAATAAGGTGCCAACAACCTCTCACGACCCTCAAGATCCTCAAGCCTGAAGCAGGATTTCCTATATCAGTCTCCTACAATAACTTGCTCCTGCAGGTGGGAGGATGGGATGatggaaggaagaaacaaaacatgCTCCTGAGCTTTCTATAACTAAATCAATACATAACTTTGGGTCTCCTGtgaaatttctttgctttcttgtgtTTGTCCATAGTCTGGCTGTCACTAGATACTTTTGCCAACTGTCTGCACTGGAACTGCTGGTGAGGTTAGTCCCTCACAGACCCTGATATGTTCTTGTGAGTCTGCTTTGTAGGCAGGGCCATAGTTTATGAGCTGTTCTTAAGAATACTAAGACTATGCCGACGTAGACCAATTTGGGTAAACTGCTGTTTCGTGCAATGCTCATAGCAAAAGACCAGAGAAGTAGAAAGGGAGAGTCAGATGTGACCCAAGAAAGGCCACATTGTATAATGTCTTCCTATTCAATGCTGTATTTTAAACTCcagaagttttaaaaggaaacatcAGAAAGATCTTGGGAATGATTTATCTTCCTAGCCAAGATATTTTGGATTTGCCATAGTTTTCACAAAACTGTTTTTGAGAAAGCCCCAAAATAACAAATAACTTGCTCAAAATCTATGCTAAGTCTGATCAGACTAGGAAACTTgcttaacaaaaagaaaagtctctACTGCTTCCAGATGCAACATTTTTCCACAGAGAAGTCCAGACGCTTGAAGACCAGCATAATCCAACTCAAGCAGTAAGTGTGTGATCTGGTATATGTATACGTAATATAATCTCCTATTGGATGAAGTATCAGATACATCTGAGTGGTTAGTATACTGATCCTCTTTACAGCAAAGTCATCAAGAGCTGTAATACCACCAGAACAAGTGGACCTTTTCTCTGAGGCAAATAGCAGGTGTCTAATGTTTCCCCTACTTTGTTTTTGGGATGCCATGGATGTAGCACAGCAGGGTAGAGAGGAAGTTGCTACTCTTATGGAGTTCAACTACCATCTTTTCCTAAATGTACTTTATATGTTAATAGTATCATCTAAATGGGAATAAAGGTAATCTTTGAATAATCTTTTGTGTCACTATGAGGCACTGAGATAACAGTAGTGTTCAAGTTTTCGTCTTGCAAAAAAGATATGTGTGTCACGGACGCACTGGAATATGCCCTCTCTGTATCTTAATTCTACGGGCTCTGAACAGTGTTAAAAAGTCTCTGGTAATAACTTGTTATAGTGAGTGACGGAATATGATTATATAATCATATAACCATCTTTCCTAGACCAGTAGGTCATTCGGGTCACTGCATCATTTAAAGACTCTTCTATCAGTAGCAGCTGCCCACTTGACACTCTTCAGATAATTATCCTGTTGCCTTAGAAGTGAAGTGCAACCTGCTGACAAACTGTCTGAGTAGGTTGCCCTCCAAACCCTATTATCCTTTGCCTCATGTAGGAGTCTGCCATAACACATTAACCTTTCATATGAGCTTTTATGCTTATGCTTAAGCTTTTATACTTATGCTAAAGCTTTTATGATTATTACACTTCTAGAATCTCTTCAAGCAGTGCAGAAGAGGGCTTTCAGTCTTTATgggaggttttgggggttttaGGGTGCCTCTGTCCTTTGGCTGCTCTACTCAGAGGCACAAGCTGTAGTCAATTTGGGTACCCAAAAGAGGGAGATACTTCTGCAGGTGTTAGTCTAGCTTGATTCTAGGATTCTTTGGAAGCCAAGAGGATTTGACTTGATAATAATTCCCAGGAATGTCAGTGATAGTGAGTGTTTCGCATGGTATCACTGTAGTATCCTTGCTAAGCAGATTCTTGATACAGGACTTTTGCAGATAATGGTTTCTGGCACTATTAGTCGGCAGTTTTCATCTTGTGACATGTGAAAGTATCCTTTCTGAGAGCCTGGCGTTAGAACGTCTGTGTACAGAAAGATTAGAGCTCAGGTATACTAtataatatcttcttttttctaaTCAAAGCATTCTGTTTAGGAGTTTGGTTTGGAATTCTGAGTAATTCTCtgagtttgttttatttggaaCAAACAATTTTTTTACTATTCctctagaaaactttttttattggTGAGTTTCTGCTTCCTTTTATGATGACCCAACAATATAAATTGAAGTTACTGACACTGTTAAGTTAATTATGGCAAACTTGTTTGTTTGTGATTCCTTTACCTAATAGCCTATACATACCTCAGGGTTCAGATACTGCCAAGATAGTAAGTACCTCTGTAAGTAATAACTATTTCTTTGGATCACTCTACCAGTTTTGCCTGAGCAGAAAGTGATCAACATGTACAGGAAGGTTCttcatcatctttatttttatttctgatagtGGTATTGTCCCAGAGAAATTGAAGGAAAGTTGGGAAGGCAACTTTCTGGCTGCTAATGGCAGGATGTTTTAACATATTTGTTcaccaatataaaaataaa comes from Struthio camelus isolate bStrCam1 chromosome Z, bStrCam1.hap1, whole genome shotgun sequence and encodes:
- the LOC138064859 gene encoding protein FAM240B-like, with translation MSKQTSFKHHKTASYDAEELKSFWEKIIQEQTKQREGEESRLSKSALNKLRHEWTQRLERRAKQVQAHMKRQKEQMTLLSIEALPSTDKTVA